Proteins encoded by one window of Conger conger chromosome 1, fConCon1.1, whole genome shotgun sequence:
- the LOC133140548 gene encoding macrophage mannose receptor 1-like isoform X2, with amino-acid sequence MKNRASVFPFLIILGCCSLISGLSPQYHFVNDQKNWTEAQKYCREKYSDLASMYNSAGIESIREAVHSGFSGRAWIGLERGDLFKWHWSLADRDFYRDGELEFRNWKQGEPKNDHKESCAAMYPSGKWFDDNCNNKRHFICLKGRSNGNKGFILLQQMKTWRKAQAFCRANHEDLVSVRNQSENQEILHLLQLQSAWIGLFSDSWKWSDHSNSSFRFWRSKQPNNLRGKQHCVGVVLEDSGRWNDFQCKGSRPFFCQGRMKSQAPLPTVESVTHSVTHKSTNQAPSKYTSQKSSTEQQTTGYETTQLEKYITTTGPTDKETLTTKYKYAEHITTEKAMMERTTEGEYDLERSPALLQNAPYQFGVCDFCSHSEMGGKEG; translated from the exons ATGAAGAACAGAGCCAGTGTGTTTCCTTTCCTGATTATCTTAG GATGTTGCTCCCTGATATCAGGTCTGTCACCCCAGTATCACTTTGTGAATGATCAGAAGAATTGGACAGAAGCACAGAAATACTGCAGGgaaaagtattcagacctgGCATCAATGTACAACAGTGCTGGGATTGAAAGCATACGAGAGGCTGTGCACAGCGGTTTTAGTGGTAGGGCATGGATAGGACTAGAAAGGGGAGACTTGTTTAAGTGGCACTGGTCCTTGGCAGACAGAGATTTCTACAGAGACGGGGAGTTAGAATTTCGAAACTGGAAGCAGGGTGAACCGAAAAATGATCACAAAGAGAGCTGTGCAGCAATGTATCCCAGTGGTAAATGGTTTGATGACAACTGCAACAATAAAAGACACTTTATATGCCTTAAAG GACGAAGTAATGGCAACAAGGGCTTCATCTTACTTCAGCAAATGAAGACCTGGAGAAAAGCTCAGGCCTTCTGTAGGGCAAATCATGAAGACCTGGTCAGTGTGCGGAATCAGTCAGAGAACCAGGAAATACTGCATTTGTTACAGTTACAGAGCGCATGGATTGGACTGTTCAGTGACTCCTGGAAATGGTCTGACCATAGCAACTCCTCATTCCGCTTCTGGAGGTCGAAACAACCAAATAATTTGCGAGGAAAGCAGCATTGTGTGGGAGTTGTGCTGGAAGACTCTGGAAGATGGAATGACTTTCAGTGCAAGGGCAGTCGGCCTTTCTTCTGTCAAGGCA GAATGAAGTCCCAAGCCCCTCTCCCCACAGTGGAGAGTGTGAcacacagtgtgacacacaAATCTACAAATCAAGCACCTAGTAAATATACCTCTCAGAAAAGcagtactgagcaacagactaCTGGATATGAAACTACTCAGCTAGAAAAATACATCACCACTACAGGCCCCACTGATAAAGAGACATTGACCACCAAGTACAAATATGCAGAACATATAACAACTGAAAAGGCAATGATGGAACGCACAACTGAAG GAGAATATGACCTGGAACGAAGCCCTGCATTATTGCAGAATGCGCCATATCAATTTGGTGTCTGTGACTTCTGTAGCCACTCAGAAATGGGTGGCAAAGAAGGCTGA
- the LOC133140548 gene encoding macrophage mannose receptor 1-like isoform X1, producing the protein MKNRASVFPFLIILGCCSLISGLSPQYHFVNDQKNWTEAQKYCREKYSDLASMYNSAGIESIREAVHSGFSGRAWIGLERGDLFKWHWSLADRDFYRDGELEFRNWKQGEPKNDHKESCAAMYPSGKWFDDNCNNKRHFICLKGRSNGNKGFILLQQMKTWRKAQAFCRANHEDLVSVRNQSENQEILHLLQLQSAWIGLFSDSWKWSDHSNSSFRFWRSKQPNNLRGKQHCVGVVLEDSGRWNDFQCKGSRPFFCQGRMKSQAPLPTVESVTHSVTHKSTNQAPSKYTSQKSSTEQQTTGYETTQLEKYITTTGPTDKETLTTKYKYAEHITTEKAMMERTTEDYLILIQENMTWNEALHYCRMRHINLVSVTSVATQKWVAKKAENASTAHVWLGLRFTCVFKFWFWITSETGCYQNWAHGHEPVGMEECGHTGAIESGGEHQWVSLPETEKLNFICYTCDGQRH; encoded by the exons ATGAAGAACAGAGCCAGTGTGTTTCCTTTCCTGATTATCTTAG GATGTTGCTCCCTGATATCAGGTCTGTCACCCCAGTATCACTTTGTGAATGATCAGAAGAATTGGACAGAAGCACAGAAATACTGCAGGgaaaagtattcagacctgGCATCAATGTACAACAGTGCTGGGATTGAAAGCATACGAGAGGCTGTGCACAGCGGTTTTAGTGGTAGGGCATGGATAGGACTAGAAAGGGGAGACTTGTTTAAGTGGCACTGGTCCTTGGCAGACAGAGATTTCTACAGAGACGGGGAGTTAGAATTTCGAAACTGGAAGCAGGGTGAACCGAAAAATGATCACAAAGAGAGCTGTGCAGCAATGTATCCCAGTGGTAAATGGTTTGATGACAACTGCAACAATAAAAGACACTTTATATGCCTTAAAG GACGAAGTAATGGCAACAAGGGCTTCATCTTACTTCAGCAAATGAAGACCTGGAGAAAAGCTCAGGCCTTCTGTAGGGCAAATCATGAAGACCTGGTCAGTGTGCGGAATCAGTCAGAGAACCAGGAAATACTGCATTTGTTACAGTTACAGAGCGCATGGATTGGACTGTTCAGTGACTCCTGGAAATGGTCTGACCATAGCAACTCCTCATTCCGCTTCTGGAGGTCGAAACAACCAAATAATTTGCGAGGAAAGCAGCATTGTGTGGGAGTTGTGCTGGAAGACTCTGGAAGATGGAATGACTTTCAGTGCAAGGGCAGTCGGCCTTTCTTCTGTCAAGGCA GAATGAAGTCCCAAGCCCCTCTCCCCACAGTGGAGAGTGTGAcacacagtgtgacacacaAATCTACAAATCAAGCACCTAGTAAATATACCTCTCAGAAAAGcagtactgagcaacagactaCTGGATATGAAACTACTCAGCTAGAAAAATACATCACCACTACAGGCCCCACTGATAAAGAGACATTGACCACCAAGTACAAATATGCAGAACATATAACAACTGAAAAGGCAATGATGGAACGCACAACTGAAG ACTATCTGATCCTGATTCAGGAGAATATGACCTGGAACGAAGCCCTGCATTATTGCAGAATGCGCCATATCAATTTGGTGTCTGTGACTTCTGTAGCCACTCAGAAATGGGTGGCAAAGAAGGCTGAAAATGCTTCTACTGCCCATGTTTGGCTGGGCCTGCGATTCACCTGTGTCTTCAAGTTCTGGTTCTGGATAACATCTGAAACTGGTTGTTATCAGAACTGGGCTCATGGACATGAGCCAGTTGGGATGGAGGAGTGTGGTCACACAGGAGCTATTGAATCTGGAGGGGAACATCAGTGGGTCAGCTTGCCAGAGACTGAGAAGCTCAATTTCATCTGTTATACTTGTGATG GTCAGAGACACTAA